The sequence TCGACTATAGTTGCTGGCCTTGTAGGAGTAACTCCAGACACGCTCACAGAGGTCAGCAGGTGTGGGGAAGTAGAACTCAAATGTATGGCAGGTGGTCCCAACTGGACACTTGTTAACTCCTGCCAAGGGAGAGATGGTGGACACAGGCTTTCAACCCCTGGGCCCACAGCTCATTTCTGGCCATCCCCAGATATCCTCACCCAGCCCCAACTCCTCAAAATCCCCTTTCCTGAACCCCACCTCTATCTCCCCACCGCCAGGCTCTCACCTGAGGTCCAATCCCAACCCTTGTGCCAGTTGTTCTTGCAGGTGTAGGAGGTGCGACAGGCCTCCCACCAGTTCTGACAGTCCTCTTTACACAGAGGCGCATGCAGGAAACGCTCTTTGCGCCAGCTCTGGTTCACCTGGATTGGAGGTGGAAGGGAAGGGCTCCTCTCAGCCAAGTATGTTGGCAGCTACAGCCTGGAAGGGGACCAAGCTGGAGGGCAGCCtgttggggtggggtgagggagaCACTGTACCTCTTGGATCCAGGGCCCCAGGTTGGGGGAGCACTCGTAGAGACAGAGGTCCTGGATGAAGTGGCGCTTGCATTCAGGCTCCATCTTGCCGCAGTGGTCCCAGTTAAAGTTATACAGGCGGGAGGTGTCCTTGTGCAGCTCCTGGCTGGTGTTCACTGAGCAGCAGGCgttcttcctccagggactgcaCTGTGGGGGAAAGACACGGGGCTGAGCCTTCCCCTGCCACAGTCATCTGCCACCTCCAACCTCTCCCCATTTGATCCTTGTTCACCTGCCCCAGGTAGGTTGTCCTAGGGAATGCTCACTGTTAGGACCCTACTGTACTTGACCTCCAGGAACCCCCAtcttgggggagacacaattacAACAGTGTGATCAGGGGCTGTGGGAACCCAGGGGGGACCCAGACTTAAGGGCCAATAGctatcatttatatatataactcTTTAAAATTTGAAAAGTTCATttacttattgagcacttactgtatgcccggcactgttctagatgctggGAGTAcagcacagaacaaaacagacagaAATATGTCATCAGAGGACTTATATTCTAGCcagggaagacagacaataaaacacTGAAACATAAGTTATGCCAGATTATGGTAAATGATATAGAGAAAATTAAAGTAGGGAATGGGGAGTATGGGAGAATTGCTGAAATTTTAAATATGGTGGTTGAGAAGGGCCTCATtggaaggtgatatttgagcagagACTTAGAGGAGAGTTCAGTAAAAGTTTGGACTAAATGTACTCTTCTGCACAAGTAGTAAGATCTTTATCCCTGGAGGCTGGCCAGCACCAGACATATAGGGAAGGAAAACCAAACCACCCCATTGCCTttcagtcagttcccactcatggcaattccatgtgttacagagtagaactgtgctccacagggttttcttgactgtaatctttacaaaaacggatcaccagttctttctcctgcagtgccactgagtggattcgaactgccaacctttaagctagcagctgagagcaaactgtttgcaacacccagcgACCTTAGACACAGAGAAGGCcctcaaaaatatttgctgatggtgcagggtaagacagtacacaatactggggaagtcagcacaacttgacctaggcaaagtcatggaagcgtCATAGGCACATCTGAACTCCCTGATGGACCAGATTACTGGTCTGAAgcctggggactatggtcttgggggacGTCTAAGTCTGTTGTaattaacatagtttataaagaaaatgttctacatcttactttggtgagtagcgtctggagccttaaaagcttgtgagtggacatctaagataccccactggtcccaccctgtctggagccagggaaaatgaagaaaaccaaagatacaagggaaagattactccaaaggacctatggaccacaactaccacatcctccaccagaccgagtctagcacaactagatggtgcccagctaccaccaacaactgctctgacagggatcacaatagagggtcccagacagagctggagaaaaatgtagaacaaaattctaactcataaaaaaagaccagacttactggtctgacagagactggagaaaatccctagagtatggcccgtggacacccttttaactcagtactgaagtcgcttctgaggtttacccttcagccaaagattgaacagacccataaaacaaaacgagactaaatgggcacaccagcctggggtcaaggacaagaaggcaggaggggcaggaaagctggtaatagggaacccaaggctgagaaagggagtgtgttgacatgtcatggggttggcaaccaatgtcacaaaacaacatgtgcattaattgtttaatgagaatctaatttgttctgtaaaccttcatctaaagtacaataaaaaaaatttgctgaaaaTATAAATGATAAACCTATTTATGATTTCCTAAATCTAGAGCTAACATCATCATACATATAGGCACACTGTATTTTAGTAAGTTTTTAACATAGACTGGATTTTCCAGGACTGCAAATATTGTGAAGTGAAAGGCTATATCATGTGTTTTATTTTACTGGAGTTATTCAGTATTTCAGAAAATTGTGTCATCAATTCCAAGACTGCTTATTGTATCTTATAGCATTTAAGTTGCCATTAGAACACACCTGTATCAAtctttggaatccctgggtagtgcaaatggttaagcacttggctgctgctgttgttgttgttaggtgccatcgagtcagttctgacttatagtgacccctgtgtacaacagaatgaaacactgcccagtcctgtgccatcctcacaatcattactatgtttgagcccactgttacagccactctgtcaatccatcttaagggtcttcctcttttttgctggccctctactttatcaagcatgatgcccttgtcCAGGGTTtagtccctcc comes from Elephas maximus indicus isolate mEleMax1 chromosome 7, mEleMax1 primary haplotype, whole genome shotgun sequence and encodes:
- the LOC126079057 gene encoding folate receptor beta-like, yielding MAWELTPLLLLVALVAATSSARDRTSLLNVCMEAKYHKAKPGPEDKLYGQCSPWRKNACCSVNTSQELHKDTSRLYNFNWDHCGKMEPECKRHFIQDLCLYECSPNLGPWIQEVNQSWRKERFLHAPLCKEDCQNWWEACRTSYTCKNNWHKGWDWTSGVNKCPVGTTCHTFEFYFPTPADLCERVWSYSYKASNYSRGSGRCIQMWFDSAHGNPNEEVARFYAEAMSGAEE